In Effusibacillus lacus, the following are encoded in one genomic region:
- the rnpA gene encoding ribonuclease P protein component, with protein MNSIHRLKDNRDFQKVFQKGKSFANRYLVLYHAPNQLDHYRVGFSVSKKVGNAVVRNRVKRYLREAVRAEGPDPSLPVDFVIIARPSSAGLDFDGFRKNLVHLLMKTGYIKKESRVNK; from the coding sequence ATGAATAGTATCCACCGTCTCAAGGACAATCGGGATTTTCAGAAGGTCTTCCAAAAAGGGAAATCCTTCGCCAATCGATACCTGGTTCTCTACCATGCACCCAACCAGTTGGACCATTATCGGGTGGGTTTTTCTGTGTCCAAAAAAGTAGGCAATGCGGTGGTTCGCAACCGGGTCAAACGTTACCTGCGCGAAGCGGTTCGTGCGGAAGGTCCGGATCCTTCACTGCCAGTAGATTTTGTTATTATAGCCAGACCATCCTCTGCCGGATTGGACTTTGACGGGTTTCGCAAAAATCTAGTACACTTACTAATGAAAACGGGATACATAAAGAAAGAATCAAGAGTGAACAAATGA